Proteins encoded in a region of the Vicia villosa cultivar HV-30 ecotype Madison, WI linkage group LG5, Vvil1.0, whole genome shotgun sequence genome:
- the LOC131603166 gene encoding ABC transporter G family member 1-like, with protein MGGNEGEKGSITVTWENLEAIVTNGKNRKLILQGLTGYAQPGKLLAVMGPSGSGKSTLLDALAGRLKSNIQQSGKILINGKKQTLAYGTSGYVTQDDAMPPTLTASETLYYSAQLQFPNSMSIAEKKRQADITLREMGLQDAINTRVGGYGSKGLSGGQKRRLSICIEILTHPRLLFLDEPTSGLDSAASYYVMSRIASLSLRDGIQRTIVASIHQPCSEVFELFQDLCLLSSGETVYFGKASEANQFFASNGFPCPTLYNPSDHYLRIINKDFEQDIEEGFGKGVITEEAIGILVKAYKASEMKSQVQLEVTRISEWDLGAIRNKRIHAPFLTQCKILIKRSSLQLYRDISNYWLRLVVFIAIAISLGSIFHPVGSSHRSIQARGSLLSFFMSVLTFMTLVGGFSPLIEEMKVFERERMNGHYGITAFLIGNILSPIPYMLMISLISGVIVCYLSGLHKGVEQYLYFASILFAIMMWVESLMMVVGSIVPNFVMGVIIAGGVEGLAILTAGFYRLPDDLPNPLWKYPCYYISFLTYAFQGSFKNEFEGLTFVWHQNGGTIKVSGRDILTDTWHVQMDHSKWVDLAIMFGMIVVYRILFLVINKIKEKSKPTVRTLHGPKAKTFSRTNMDDL; from the exons ATGGGTGGTAATGAAGGAGAAAAAGGTAGCATTACTGTGACATGGGAGAATTTGGAGGCCATTGTTACAAATGGAAAGAATAGAAAACTAATTCTGCAGGGACTTACTGGTTATGCCCAGCCAGGGAAGCTTTTGGCTGTCATGGGTCCTTCAGGCAGTGGCAAGTCAACACTCCTTGATGCTTTAGCAG GAAGATTGAAATCAAACATACAGCAATCAGGGAAGATTCTAATCAATGGCAAAAAACAAACACTGGCTTATGGAACATCG GGCTATGTAACACAAGATGATGCTATGCCGCCAACTTTAACAGCCAGTGAAACTTTATACTACTCAGCTCAACTTCAATTTCCAAACTCAATGTCCATAGCAGAGAAGAAGAGACAAGCAGATATCACACTTAGAGAAATGGGCCTGCAAGATGCTATTAACACAAGGGTTGGAGGGTATGGTTCTAAGGGCCTAAGTGGAGGGCAAAAGAGGAGACTAAGCATTTGCATTGAGATTCTAACACACCCTAGACTtcttttccttgatgaaccaaCGAGTGGACTTGATAGTGCAGCTTCCTACTATGTTATGAGTAGAATTGCAAGTTTAAGTCTAAGGGATGGTATTCAAAGGACAATTGTTGCATCCATCCATCAGCCTTGTAGTGAAGTTTTTGAACTGTTCCAAGACCTCTGTCTTCTTTCTTCTGGGGAGACAGTATATTTTGGTAAAGCTTCTGAAGCAAATCAG TTTTTTGCTTCAAATGGTTTCCCTTGCCCAACTCTCTATAATCCTTCTGATCACTACTTACGGATCATAAACAAAGATTTCGAACAG GACATTGAAGAAGGCTTTGGTAAGGGAGTCATTACTGAAGAAGCAATTGGTATCCTTGTAAAAGCTTATAAGGCTTCTGAAATGAAAAGTCAAGTTCAGCTTGAAGTGACAAGAATTAGTGAATGG GATTTGGGTGCAATAAGGAATAAGAGGATCCACGCTCCATTTCTGACTCAGTGCAAGATTCTTATAAAAAGATCTTCCCTGCAACTGTATCGTGACATCAGCAACTACTGGTTACGTCTTGTTGTCTTTATTGCAATAGCTATAAGCCTAGGCTCTATCTTCCATCCCGTTGGCTCAAGTCATCGATCTATACAG GCCAGAGGATCGCTACTTTCATTTTTTATGTCCGTCCTGACTTTCATGACACTAGTTGGTGGATTCTCTCCCTTGATTGAGGAAATGAAG GTGTTTGAACGAGAGAGAATGAATGGGCACTATGGCATTACTGCTTTTCTCATTGGCAACATATTATCTCCTATTCCTTACATGTTAATGATCTCTCTCATTTCTGGGGTAATAGTGTGTTACCTTTCTGGACTACACAAAGGAGTAGAGCAATATCTATACTTTGCTTCTATCCTATTTGCCATTATGATGTGGGTTGAGAGCCTTATGATGGTTGTGGGGAGTATCGTCCCAAATTTTGTGATGGGAGTGATTATTGCTGGTGGAGTTGAAGGACTTGCAATTTTAACAGCTGGATTCTATCGACTTCCTGATGATCTTCCAAATCCATTATGGAAGTACCCTTGCTACTACATTTCCTTCCTCACATATGCTTTTCAAGGATCATTCAAGAATGAATTTGAAGGCTTAACATTTGTTTGGCATCAAAATGGAGGTACCATAAAAGTTAGTGGTAGAGATATATTAACTGATACATGGCATGTGCAAATGGATCATTCTAAGTGGGTTGATCTTGCTATCATGTTTGGAATGATTGTTGTTTATCGAATTCTATTCTTGGTCATCAATAAGATCAAGGAGAAGTCAAAACCTACTGTTCGTACCCTACATGGACCCAAAGCAAAAACTTTCTCTAGAACCAATATGGATGATCTCTAA